A section of the Pseudomonas sp. FP453 genome encodes:
- a CDS encoding PLP-dependent aminotransferase family protein: MNLRGERQADFAYQAVYRYMISLINEVSLETPMRLPSLRQLSTRLNVSISTIQYAYSLLEKEGRVYSVAKSGYFAWPVAGNPLMASAGDLLERLYAAARRPRMVVLSGDEPALLATLDGSLLMLERQLVRRYPRHLQPWSQPCGVWELRAALAARYTSSPTRCWQADEVYIGADLQGVLEILIDVLGLKGTTLIVESPCDWLILRLLQAAGVRVIELPWRADGSLDLTTFERLLRDEPVHVVLLSSVVSLPSGVALSMPERLHVAHLLDQHGCWLLENDTFGELTFGPRPPALRNLVNPERLVVFSSFEKMLGAEAPFGYVLSRHLSSELQRQFLLRSFRLSSIRQRAIARLYQSGRLDQHLRVLRQRLQEQADAMDQRLGARLEGRVTYRRPVAGASFWLQSVASVDMRQVFQRMVAHQVVIAPGELFSLSGLHQQHVRVSHAFNGHPNLDVALDVLADALLQAQVG, from the coding sequence ATGAACTTGCGCGGTGAGCGGCAGGCGGACTTTGCCTATCAGGCGGTTTACCGCTACATGATCAGCCTGATCAACGAAGTCAGCCTCGAAACCCCGATGAGGCTGCCGTCCCTGCGGCAACTGTCGACACGCTTGAACGTGTCTATCTCGACCATCCAATACGCCTATTCGCTCCTGGAGAAGGAGGGCCGGGTCTATTCCGTGGCCAAATCGGGCTATTTTGCCTGGCCGGTGGCGGGCAACCCGCTGATGGCATCGGCGGGCGACCTGCTGGAGCGCCTGTATGCCGCGGCGCGTCGTCCACGAATGGTGGTGCTCAGTGGCGATGAGCCGGCGTTGCTGGCAACGCTGGATGGCAGCTTGTTGATGTTGGAGCGTCAACTGGTACGCCGTTACCCGCGTCACCTGCAACCGTGGTCCCAGCCCTGTGGTGTCTGGGAATTGCGGGCGGCGCTGGCGGCCCGTTACACCTCATCGCCTACCCGTTGCTGGCAGGCCGATGAGGTGTATATCGGCGCGGACCTGCAGGGCGTGCTGGAAATCCTGATTGATGTCCTGGGCCTCAAGGGCACCACGTTGATTGTCGAGTCGCCCTGCGACTGGTTGATCTTGCGCTTGTTGCAGGCCGCGGGTGTGCGTGTGATCGAGCTGCCCTGGAGGGCTGACGGCAGCCTGGATCTGACGACGTTCGAACGCCTGTTGCGCGACGAACCGGTGCACGTGGTACTGCTGTCATCCGTGGTCAGCCTGCCGTCGGGGGTTGCCCTGTCCATGCCGGAGCGCTTGCATGTGGCGCACCTGCTGGACCAGCACGGCTGCTGGCTGCTGGAGAATGACACCTTTGGCGAATTGACCTTCGGCCCGCGCCCGCCAGCACTGCGCAACCTGGTCAACCCCGAGCGGCTGGTGGTGTTTTCGTCGTTCGAAAAAATGCTCGGCGCAGAGGCACCATTTGGCTACGTGCTGTCGCGCCACTTGAGCAGCGAACTGCAACGTCAGTTCCTGTTGCGCTCATTCCGCCTGTCGTCGATCCGCCAGCGCGCCATCGCGCGGCTGTACCAAAGCGGGCGTCTTGACCAGCACCTGCGCGTGTTGCGCCAGCGCCTGCAGGAACAGGCCGATGCCATGGATCAGCGCCTGGGCGCGCGCCTGGAGGGGCGTGTGACCTACCGAAGGCCGGTCGCCGGGGCGAGTTTCTGGCTGCAATCGGTGGCCTCGGTGGACATGCGCCAGGTGTTCCAGCGCATGGTCGCCCATCAAGTGGTGATTGCACCGGGAGAATTGTTCAGCCTCAGTGGGCTGCACCAGCAGCATGTGCGCGTAAGCCATGCATTCAATGGGCATCCGAACCTGGACGTGGCCTTGGACGTATTGGCCGACGCATTGCTTCAGGCGCAGGTCGGTTAA
- the pgm gene encoding phosphoglucomutase (alpha-D-glucose-1,6-bisphosphate-dependent), whose product MTISPFAGKPAPAQLLVDIPRLVTAYYTGQPDAAISTQRVAFGTSGHRGSSFELSFNEWHVLAISQAICLYREAQGINGPLFVGLDTHALSTPAGASALEVLAANGVHVMLAEGDEYTPTPAISHAIICYNRGRTSGLADGIVITPSHNPPQSGGYKYNPPNGGPADTHVTKWIEAKANELLANKLAGVKRITHAQALKADTTHRHDYLNSYVADLINVIDMDAIRSADLRLGVDPLGGAGVRYWSAIAEHYRLNLDVVNTEVDSTFRFMSVDWDGQIRMDPSSSYAMQGLIGLKERFDVAFACDPDHDRHGIVTPSGGLLAPNNYLAVSIDYLFQNRPDWRTDAAVGKTVVSSGLIDRVAARIGRRLYEVPVGFKWFADGLFEGSLGFGGEESAGASFLRKDGSVWSTDKDGLIPALLAAEMTSRKGQDPSQIYCGLTDALGEPFAIRVDAKATPAQKAMLGKLSPEQVTSTQLAGESIQQILSHAPGNNQAIGGLKVMTENGWFAARPSGTEDIYKIYAESFIGEDHLKQLVEEAQVLVDGAISE is encoded by the coding sequence ATGACAATCAGTCCTTTTGCGGGCAAGCCGGCGCCAGCCCAGTTGCTGGTGGATATCCCGCGACTGGTCACGGCCTATTACACCGGCCAGCCTGATGCAGCGATCTCCACCCAGCGCGTGGCTTTTGGCACCTCCGGGCACCGTGGCAGCTCCTTCGAGCTGAGCTTCAACGAATGGCACGTGCTCGCCATCAGCCAGGCCATTTGCCTGTACCGTGAAGCACAGGGCATCAACGGCCCGTTGTTCGTCGGCCTCGATACCCATGCGCTCTCGACGCCGGCCGGCGCCAGCGCGTTGGAAGTGCTCGCCGCCAACGGCGTCCACGTGATGCTGGCCGAAGGCGACGAATACACGCCGACGCCGGCCATTTCCCACGCCATCATCTGCTACAACCGTGGCCGTACCAGTGGCCTGGCTGACGGCATTGTCATCACGCCGTCCCACAACCCGCCGCAAAGTGGTGGCTACAAGTACAACCCGCCCAACGGCGGCCCGGCCGATACCCACGTGACCAAGTGGATCGAAGCCAAGGCCAACGAACTGCTGGCCAATAAGCTGGCCGGGGTCAAGCGCATTACCCACGCCCAGGCGCTGAAGGCAGACACCACCCATCGCCATGACTACCTCAACAGCTACGTCGCTGACCTGATCAACGTGATCGACATGGACGCCATCCGCAGCGCCGATCTGCGCCTGGGCGTGGACCCGCTGGGCGGAGCAGGGGTGCGCTACTGGTCGGCGATTGCCGAGCACTACCGCCTGAACCTGGACGTGGTGAACACCGAAGTGGATTCCACTTTCCGCTTCATGAGCGTGGACTGGGACGGCCAGATCCGCATGGACCCTTCGTCCAGCTACGCCATGCAAGGGTTGATCGGCCTCAAGGAACGTTTCGACGTGGCTTTCGCCTGCGACCCGGACCACGACCGCCATGGCATCGTCACACCGTCCGGCGGCCTGTTGGCGCCGAACAACTACCTGGCGGTGTCCATCGACTACCTGTTCCAGAACCGTCCCGACTGGCGCACCGATGCGGCGGTGGGCAAGACCGTGGTCAGCAGCGGCTTGATCGACCGTGTGGCCGCGCGCATTGGCCGTCGCCTGTATGAAGTGCCGGTGGGCTTCAAGTGGTTTGCCGATGGCTTGTTCGAAGGCTCGCTGGGCTTTGGCGGTGAAGAAAGTGCCGGCGCATCGTTCCTGCGCAAGGACGGCAGCGTCTGGAGCACCGACAAGGACGGCCTGATCCCGGCCCTGCTGGCGGCGGAAATGACCTCGCGCAAAGGCCAGGATCCGAGCCAGATCTACTGCGGCCTGACCGATGCCCTGGGCGAACCGTTCGCCATCCGCGTCGACGCCAAGGCCACCCCGGCGCAGAAAGCCATGCTGGGCAAGCTCTCGCCGGAGCAGGTCACGTCCACGCAGCTGGCCGGGGAAAGCATCCAGCAGATCCTCAGCCACGCGCCGGGCAACAACCAGGCGATTGGCGGTTTGAAAGTCATGACTGAAAACGGCTGGTTCGCGGCACGGCCATCGGGTACCGAGGACATCTATAAGATCTACGCCGAGAGCTTTATTGGCGAAGATCACCTCAAGCAGTTGGTGGAAGAGGCCCAGGTGCTGGTGGACGGCGCTATTTCCGAGTAA